Proteins encoded by one window of Blautia luti:
- a CDS encoding N-acetylneuraminate lyase, producing MKSEYHGIYAALVTPYTSEGKVDYRELQKLVDYLICQGLEGFYVNGSTAEAFLLSEEERNSTIRAVVEANSGRAKVICHVGAISTEQAISFAKNAEKCGADAVSAISPFYYKFSEAEIVQYYQDIMSSTELPMFVYNFPNFSGFSLTAEVLEKLNRNKNLVGVKFTSSDMFLLEQIKTLHPELVVWNGFDEMLSAGLVMGADGGIGSTYNCMPKLAHKVYDAFEAGNLKEMHLYQARMNKVIKTICKYGVFASVKEILEMDGFAFHGVRKPFTPMTEEGRKELRRVYEEIIIPNR from the coding sequence ATGAAATCAGAGTATCATGGCATTTATGCCGCATTGGTAACACCCTATACATCTGAAGGAAAAGTGGACTATAGGGAATTACAGAAGTTGGTGGATTATTTGATCTGTCAAGGTTTGGAAGGCTTCTATGTAAATGGAAGCACTGCAGAAGCGTTTCTTTTGTCAGAGGAAGAAAGAAATAGTACGATTAGAGCAGTGGTAGAAGCAAATTCTGGGCGAGCAAAGGTGATTTGTCATGTAGGAGCTATTTCTACAGAACAGGCAATAAGTTTTGCTAAAAATGCAGAAAAGTGTGGAGCAGATGCAGTTTCTGCAATTAGTCCATTTTATTATAAGTTTAGTGAAGCAGAGATTGTGCAGTATTATCAGGATATTATGAGTTCTACAGAACTTCCTATGTTTGTATATAATTTTCCGAATTTTTCCGGATTTTCTCTTACAGCAGAGGTTTTGGAAAAATTGAATCGCAATAAAAATTTGGTGGGAGTAAAATTCACAAGTTCAGATATGTTTTTGTTGGAACAGATTAAGACTCTTCATCCGGAATTAGTAGTATGGAATGGATTTGATGAAATGCTGTCAGCCGGATTGGTTATGGGCGCAGATGGTGGAATTGGTAGTACCTATAATTGCATGCCGAAACTGGCACATAAGGTATATGATGCTTTTGAAGCTGGGAATTTGAAAGAAATGCACCTATATCAGGCAAGAATGAATAAAGTAATTAAAACAATCTGTAAATATGGGGTTTTTGCATCAGTAAAAGAAATATTGGAAATGGATGGTTTTGCTTTTCATGGGGTACGCAAACCTTTTACTCCAATGACAGAAGAAGGAAGAAAAGAGCTTCGTAGGGTATATGAAGAAATAATTATTCCAAATAGGTAG
- a CDS encoding ABC transporter substrate-binding protein produces MKKKILAATLALSMAIATMGTAMSVYAADATESGTLKLVLSTNDGSTTDDRVPTPWMNHNLATSLMFRNLLIADSSLQETSPDLAESVEVSDDGLTYTITMKDGVKWSDGEDITVDDVIWSINMVQEAARKNSIYSAAFGNITDLTADGNVITMKLGTPYAQMKDILAQFSILPKHCLEKEDGESIDSCSYWTAPVTSGYYTVGEFNTGNYFTLVPNTYYEGTAPKIQNVTVSFVSDFLTAAQSGSADFLYGNASDLVDGMAQLDNYTSIPVDVLFYKYFIFNMKGIDGKENEAMQSVDVRKALIECIDRATLATLYPNATVINSGVPNSDEAYNGYEYAFDAEKGKADLEASGYDMSRPLKICYYNNDQTSIDLINTVVYYLEQAGLTVEATLSNDGTTDLFTTRDYDIGFKGLSSFSMNEWYAEYMSNSATFANIFGGDTQFDEAVSALSAANTQEDRDAALDTLQTLEQENLYKVPLFTVGNYVYLSDSVELPDGVEFCNPLYTCDIDYVDWNVK; encoded by the coding sequence ATGAAGAAAAAAATTTTAGCTGCAACTCTTGCATTATCAATGGCAATTGCAACAATGGGGACTGCAATGTCAGTATATGCGGCAGATGCGACAGAGAGCGGTACATTAAAATTAGTGCTTTCTACAAATGATGGATCTACAACTGATGACCGTGTGCCGACACCATGGATGAATCATAATCTGGCTACATCCCTGATGTTCAGAAATCTTTTGATTGCTGACAGCTCTTTACAGGAAACAAGTCCGGATTTGGCAGAAAGTGTAGAAGTAAGTGATGATGGATTAACATATACCATTACTATGAAAGATGGAGTGAAATGGTCTGATGGTGAAGATATTACTGTGGATGATGTAATCTGGTCTATAAACATGGTTCAGGAAGCAGCCAGAAAAAATAGTATTTATTCCGCTGCTTTTGGTAATATTACAGATCTTACCGCAGATGGAAACGTAATTACAATGAAACTTGGTACACCGTATGCACAGATGAAAGATATTTTGGCTCAATTTTCTATTTTACCAAAACATTGTCTTGAAAAAGAAGATGGAGAATCTATAGATTCCTGTTCTTATTGGACTGCTCCTGTGACTTCTGGATATTATACGGTAGGTGAATTTAATACAGGGAATTATTTTACATTAGTTCCGAATACTTATTATGAGGGAACTGCACCGAAAATACAAAATGTAACAGTTTCTTTTGTATCGGATTTCTTGACAGCTGCACAGTCTGGATCGGCAGATTTCCTTTATGGAAATGCTTCTGATTTGGTAGATGGAATGGCGCAGTTGGATAATTACACTTCAATTCCAGTTGATGTATTGTTTTATAAATATTTTATTTTTAATATGAAGGGAATTGATGGTAAAGAAAATGAAGCAATGCAGTCTGTAGATGTTAGAAAGGCACTCATTGAATGTATTGACCGCGCTACTTTGGCAACACTTTATCCAAATGCTACAGTTATTAACAGTGGTGTGCCAAATAGTGATGAAGCATATAACGGATATGAATATGCCTTTGATGCGGAGAAAGGAAAGGCAGATTTGGAGGCTTCTGGATATGACATGAGCCGTCCTTTGAAAATTTGCTATTATAATAATGATCAGACCAGTATTGATTTGATTAATACTGTAGTTTATTATCTTGAGCAGGCAGGACTTACTGTTGAAGCAACTTTATCAAATGATGGAACTACAGATTTGTTTACAACTAGGGATTATGATATAGGCTTTAAAGGTTTAAGTAGCTTCTCTATGAATGAGTGGTATGCAGAGTATATGAGCAATAGTGCAACCTTTGCCAATATTTTCGGCGGAGATACACAATTTGACGAGGCTGTTTCTGCATTGAGTGCAGCAAATACTCAGGAAGATAGAGATGCGGCACTTGATACGCTTCAAACTTTAGAACAGGAAAATCTTTATAAGGTTCCTCTTTTTACAGTAGGTAATTATGTATATCTTAGTGACAGTGTAGAGCTTCCTGATGGTGTGGAGTTTTGTAATCCACTTTACACTTGTGATATTGATTATGTAGACTGGAATGTAAAATAA
- a CDS encoding MurR/RpiR family transcriptional regulator produces MQASAIAMADSEDTILFFSYSGSTKDMCDTLQIASNRHVPVILITHFPKSAGAEFASVVLQCGYNESPLQSGSVAAKVGQLFLIDCLFYGYCSKNPNICSATRSATAHAIANNCYSLFEGILRYQNVVG; encoded by the coding sequence ATGCAAGCCAGTGCGATTGCAATGGCTGATTCAGAAGATACCATCCTTTTCTTCTCTTATTCAGGTTCTACCAAAGACATGTGTGACACCTTACAGATTGCTTCCAACCGCCATGTTCCTGTAATCCTTATTACACATTTTCCAAAATCTGCAGGAGCTGAATTTGCTTCAGTAGTATTACAATGTGGTTATAATGAAAGTCCTCTTCAGTCCGGTTCAGTTGCAGCTAAAGTCGGGCAACTGTTTTTGATAGACTGTTTATTCTATGGATACTGTAGTAAGAATCCAAATATATGTTCTGCTACCCGTTCCGCAACAGCACATGCAATTGCAAATAATTGCTATAGTCTATTTGAAGGCATTTTACGTTACCAGAATGTTGTAGGATAA
- a CDS encoding N-acetylmannosamine-6-phosphate 2-epimerase — translation MTKKELLDAIHGQMIISCQAVKGEPLYVEEKSVMYLMARAAKQAGTPAIRTSSIRDIIAIKEETGLPVIGLVKIQYPGYEGYITPTMKEVDDLVAAGSDVVALDCTLRKRGDGTTVNEFIAQIKEKYSDIILMADISNYEEGINAWKCGVDIVGTTMSGYTDYTSQKDEPDYELMERLAKDIDIPVIGEGKIHYPDQAVKALQTGVWAIVVGGAITRPLEIAQRFQKAIKNSK, via the coding sequence ATGACAAAAAAAGAGCTTCTGGATGCAATTCACGGACAGATGATCATTTCCTGTCAGGCTGTAAAAGGCGAACCATTATATGTAGAAGAGAAATCTGTTATGTACTTAATGGCGCGTGCTGCGAAACAGGCAGGTACACCTGCAATTCGTACTAGCAGCATCCGTGATATCATCGCGATCAAAGAAGAAACAGGACTTCCTGTCATTGGTCTGGTGAAAATTCAGTATCCTGGATATGAAGGATACATCACACCTACTATGAAAGAAGTTGACGACCTGGTAGCAGCAGGTTCTGATGTTGTGGCACTGGACTGTACACTTCGTAAACGTGGAGATGGCACAACTGTCAATGAGTTTATCGCCCAGATTAAAGAGAAATATTCTGACATTATCCTGATGGCTGATATTTCCAATTATGAAGAAGGTATCAATGCATGGAAATGTGGCGTAGATATTGTAGGAACAACTATGAGCGGATATACTGATTACACATCCCAAAAGGATGAACCAGATTACGAACTGATGGAAAGGCTTGCAAAAGATATAGATATTCCGGTCATTGGAGAAGGAAAGATTCACTACCCGGATCAGGCTGTAAAAGCACTTCAGACAGGCGTATGGGCGATCGTGGTAGGAGGAGCAATTACCCGTCCACTGGAAATTGCGCAGCGGTTCCAGAAAGCGATTAAAAATAGCAAATAG
- a CDS encoding GntR family transcriptional regulator has protein sequence MRRYLEIKEELIKIVAEMEPGKPLPSRPHLCDKLETTRTTLDRAIQELEKEGVVYSKAGSGTYAIGILQGKVDTVENWGVIVPSISEEIYSLLTRGIENIACRRGANIILCNSDNDPEKQKYYIKRLLLAGVSGFIIVPIISYNVEVSNILYGTLLKSNIPFVLCNRSVEGIHAPTVRSNDFYGGYIATKHLISKGYCSIAYIAQTIYSVSIERCQGYISALMENGYEIDRSMIIIPYEERKNGVYENMKQLLSQEKKPDAVFCFNDKVAVNVCRAVQDMGRKVSEEVGIIGYDNNIYASVNHPPITTISFKSMEIGEKAAEILVKLIRGEKLNSNFNEYLYQPSIVERESCLGKGKK, from the coding sequence ATGAGAAGATATTTAGAAATCAAAGAAGAATTAATAAAAATAGTTGCAGAAATGGAACCGGGAAAACCGCTTCCCTCCCGACCTCATTTATGTGATAAATTAGAGACTACGAGAACAACTCTTGATCGTGCTATTCAGGAGTTAGAGAAAGAGGGAGTGGTTTATTCTAAGGCTGGAAGTGGTACTTATGCTATTGGTATTCTCCAAGGAAAGGTGGATACAGTAGAAAATTGGGGAGTAATTGTCCCGAGCATCAGTGAGGAAATTTATTCATTACTTACACGTGGGATTGAAAATATAGCTTGCCGTAGAGGTGCAAATATTATTCTATGTAATTCTGATAACGATCCAGAAAAACAGAAATATTATATAAAAAGACTTCTTTTAGCGGGTGTAAGCGGATTTATTATTGTTCCCATTATTTCTTATAATGTGGAGGTTAGCAATATTTTATATGGAACATTACTCAAGTCCAATATTCCATTTGTATTATGCAATCGTTCAGTGGAGGGAATACATGCGCCTACAGTACGCTCCAATGATTTTTATGGAGGTTACATTGCTACTAAGCATTTGATTTCCAAAGGATATTGTTCCATAGCCTATATCGCACAGACTATATACAGTGTAAGCATAGAACGTTGTCAGGGTTATATAAGTGCTTTAATGGAGAACGGCTATGAAATAGATAGGAGTATGATTATTATCCCTTATGAAGAAAGAAAAAATGGAGTATATGAAAATATGAAACAGCTTCTTTCGCAGGAAAAAAAACCTGATGCGGTATTTTGCTTTAATGATAAGGTAGCTGTAAATGTCTGTCGTGCTGTGCAGGATATGGGGCGAAAGGTTTCGGAAGAAGTGGGTATCATTGGCTATGATAATAATATTTATGCATCTGTCAATCATCCACCTATTACCACGATTTCCTTTAAAAGTATGGAAATTGGGGAAAAGGCAGCAGAAATATTGGTAAAACTGATCCGAGGAGAAAAGCTAAATTCTAATTTTAATGAATACCTGTATCAACCCAGTATTGTGGAGAGGGAAAGTTGTCTTGGAAAAGGAAAAAAATAA
- a CDS encoding MurR/RpiR family transcriptional regulator → MADNILDSITEQYHSLTKSGKKLADYVFSHTAETQYLSITSLAENCDVSEATITRFCRGLGLSGYNAFKLALAQADRTTDLGDSNNSAEPISSEDSISTICAKVHAANLLSLNESYALYDEESMSKAISILSRSRRVYCFGQEGSMIMAMEA, encoded by the coding sequence ATGGCAGACAATATTCTTGATTCCATTACAGAACAATATCACTCCCTTACCAAATCTGGAAAAAAGCTGGCAGATTATGTATTTTCTCATACCGCAGAAACTCAATATCTTTCTATTACTTCTTTAGCTGAAAACTGCGATGTATCCGAAGCTACCATAACCCGTTTTTGCCGGGGATTAGGTCTCTCCGGATATAACGCTTTTAAACTGGCATTAGCCCAGGCAGACCGTACAACTGATCTTGGCGATTCAAATAATTCCGCTGAACCCATATCTTCAGAAGATTCTATTTCCACTATATGTGCTAAAGTTCACGCAGCAAATCTTCTTTCTTTAAACGAAAGCTATGCACTTTATGATGAAGAATCAATGTCTAAAGCAATATCAATTCTTTCGCGTTCCCGCCGTGTATATTGCTTCGGTCAGGAGGGAAGTATGATTATGGCAATGGAAGCATGA